In Vicia villosa cultivar HV-30 ecotype Madison, WI linkage group LG7, Vvil1.0, whole genome shotgun sequence, the DNA window cttccctttgtataacctacccccttacccagaatttcttaaaggtcttttttctgtttcttttataaacctttccttaattggataaaataaaaggtcggtggcgactctgtgatattttcaaaaaatgcgaaagcattaagcgacaaaaaagagtcagttcacgtatctctacagatcagaggtatggcccggtattaaaaaaaatcggaggtccacacaccccatatgatttcttaacggtgtgatcagtGAACCGTAActttgtcttactttcactaatacctcccaattcaagctttttgaaaatagatagtggcattaaactcacactggaTCCAGAATCGATCAGTACCTTTTTGaatgttatattcttgatagtgcacggTATCGCCACTGCTCTAGGGTCTTTCCTCTTGATTGGGaactttcttgctgacgagactataccacacttctcatttgcaattttttgattctcctcctagtgatttctttttcgccaacacctccttcataaacttcttatacaagggcatgtgctcaagtgcttcaaagaagggtagatttacctctaacattttgaacaatgcagtaaacttctcaaagtctttctctcttgaacccttctttgtcactctggaagggaaaggtagtttgatcaccggttcagcgtctttcttatttttttcttcacatggtttaaccggtggtaccacagCTTCTGGTTCTTTtgaattctctcttatttccagatccacctctattaccatggggtcatctatttcctctctctctctcttggttCGATTCTGACaactttttactccttgttgtaactgcattaatcttctcttggtctttcgaatttttcacagttgagctcggaagagtaccttgtgcttgtagagtgagatgatgtgctatttgacccacttgaacttccagatttttaattgaggcggtggtgtttctgtggttgtttctcgtttcttcttggaactgagagcaCTGCCCAGCTAATTTTTCAAtcgccacttcccactctgctttctgggggccttgttgttgttgatctttccaagcaaaatttggatgattcttccaccctggattataggtgttagaataaggattgttttgcctcaggaatttaatttcttcaatctgcttgggagtagcaacacagtacaccgtttggtgtggccCATGGTAAATTTCATaacttacaggttgagcttgttggacttgagccacctgttgtgtacctatgttcatagccttcagtttcttttcaacttctccagctatagcatcttcaacccgaattttcgaagtttccagcttaagatcaatgattccttctggtttgctagcacacctgtcatacaattccaaatgctcatttgcagctattgcttcaatgattttgatgatgcctgaggctgttgtgaaatttgtcgagcctccagctgctgtatcaattaactgttttgttttcattctgagcccattgacgaatacttgcatctgttcagtcttgtccatattgtgagtgggacatgctactagaattcttttgaatcttttgtaggcatctcctaagggctcaccctccttctgcttgaaattcaggatgtcatacctctttcttataaatacagatgcaggaaaatactcatttaagaaagctttttccatctcttcccatgatgtaatgttgcccgctggaagggaataaaaccactcttctgcttcttctgccaaggtgaatgggaacattctcagcttcttggcctcttctgtatgaccttcgatttttaaagttgtactcatggtcagaaacctctgtaggtgcttgtttgcatcttcattaacctttccggtgaaaggctttctttcgagctgagtgatggtgcttggatgcaattgaaaattaggaacattcaccggttggttgacaatagttagtcttcctcccggtgtgtttctagcaccatagtctccgagaagtctctctggtggaggtacctcgcccatgaagctgtcaccgcgtcgttaaaccactgcgcctctggtttaaagagactgaaaatcttccgggcgtggttcgcCTGTTTCAAAGTctgtctctcctgttacaacaaaaataaaaaaacactgtTAATTAGACCattaagaaaatgttgaataaacagctaaataaaaaacggttaaataataaagtcgagaaaattataaaaaatacctctcccccccagatacgtcgagcgacgtgctcgtggtaggtaatcagcaaggtcgtgtcactgggccctcccgggtagccctcctcctccccgtgtggagggtcaacatccggtacctcctctgCCTCCTGGTATgtaactgcctcctcctcctcctcctctcgtaccTTCTGCTGGTGGGAAGAAGagacccgagccagacgactcctggATCCAAATGAGGAAGTACCTTCGTCCATCTGCACGGGTACTCGCACACGACCCCGTCCctgcgtcgacgccagctgcgccgcccgctcgcgtctagatGATATGCACCCCATTTTAAAATATCCCTAAGCTAAAATCATGTCATGTACCCATCTACACAGTGCCAGCTCTGGGTGGCCCGCATACGCCGATACTCTTCTGGGACTAAATGATTGGCCCAATCCTCAAAGATAGCAGTGAGCTCTCGGCGGATAATGGTGTTAGGAGCAGCCTTAAATGGAGATATCGATATATTCTCCACACGTCTAAATTGTCTCATGCACCGCTCCGGCAGATATCTGACCAAGGTGTTGGCCTCACATGCCAACCATCCGGAATATAATGCGAAGTGGTCGAATGGGACAACATCACCGTAATCACTGAAGGGCGTCCACTGGATGTCATCGTGAGCAGTATGATCGAGGTATACATGATATGACCCCACTTTCTGATTCCCCCTATGGAGGACATATCGTGCCGCCCTGGGCATGACTTCAGTGTACAACGGATCAGGATCGTAGTCGTGGATGCGTTGAAAGTATGAGATGATTCAGCTCTGAAACAAAATATGATAATATGTTAGTACACATTAACAAATAACATATTAAAtgtgatataattaaaaataaatgtatgaTCGGTAAAAttgcaagtgtactattttgcctctgtagtaataaagggaaaattccctgaatatcgatctcaaggactgcgtgatattgtagagttagtaggaattcaattaaacaaaaagccttgggggttttggtttttatgattacgaattaacttgcaaataaacttaaaaaggttgatttggctaaatatgagtaacatgccagggtaggtgtgtgcattaacatataACAATTCTGAACCTTTATTTcactaacaaaattcaacttatcaattaccggttcttaagggtatttgctcctaagtccttagtgggcaaacctttgaacattgaagtcctaatcccaaagtccttcgaaattagtgatcaaatcaagtattattataatcaagaacaatccggttactatagggtatccctagtcctaggtgatatctactatagtataaaggtataaaaaccctaacaatggaggtcaatcctaattgtcagtcataattcaatccagttggtccgacgaggaaagcgttaaaaaccttataccattaaattgaacgtaaaagagaaatatgttattgaaattcggaattcaaaatcatcacaaatgttaatcagggacactcctagcattggggggtttagctactcatatcatccaaagaaattacaaagatatcaaataaagacattacaatagagatgatgaactttgatcttcaatggcttccgctcatgagagttctctgttcttctccaattgcataggcttcttttctcaatcctccaattcttcgtgtggccaaaaagatccctaattcatcttgaaaactctcctaaatagtgcagactcacttaagttggttggaaatcccaaaaacacccttgcaggcaaaccactgaacaaaatcacaaaaatcactgaaaccagcgtcaaacccaacacgggccgtgttaagCAACACGGACACCCGTGTTGGTCCACtggtatttttctttttcttctttggtcctaggcttagcaacacgggccgtgttgagcaacacgggcacccgtgttgcaccactatttttcctttctttccATGCTTCCCTCCCagcgctcttcctgacacggcccgtgttgagcaacacggccacccgtgtcaggcctcctgaatcATGCTTTCTAAACTtcctcgaaactccgagttttgcactgatttattccGATTTATCCAAATgagcctgaaaacattaaaacacacaaccaaagcataaaatgacaaataataacatcaaacactaaataaaataacttgaagatacttaaaaacaacggtaaatatatgtgtgaaaaccactgatcaaactcccccaaacttaaaccgttgcttgacctcaagcgacaattacaaaagttaatgaccttcaaagcacacggttTTCATACatgagatatccgtctgtattgatcaagaaacagttggttcggcattcacatgacgcgacgagtttctgttaccacattaaacctcaagctcccgtttcggatacctctccaactatactttgcacttaagtctctttccgattttcctcctctttcattcggacaatcatattaaggcactgcatttcttataataatcatcacctgcatgagacgaatcaaggcttcttattttcttttcctggcaccaaactagcagcatttgctacttttaattaccgatgaaattttcaaactttgcagaataaccgggtgagggttacccaacttagcgagctgattgccttttaccgccttttcatcatttggtgccaactttatatctctttttttttctcaaccagtcatcatgcaagtgaatctgaattatgccagactgtatcaataaactactcgagaagtacttctcaggagacaagtactatggtgcatatctacacgttagactcgtatttcttttagggaaccaagggtgtttaaacaaaactcttcttgtcacattattccgaactttctgtcctcaaacaatcctcgcttcatctctatatactattcccgatcgctctttaagatcaaaactcttcaacaaaaattaaaatttcggtcaaaatttgggcagaattcactttatggtttcacatcataccaataacataaaaataacataaaaataaaaatataaaatgcaaagagaagagcctcccccaaacttgaactaaacattggcctcaatgttttagaacgagttcgagagaggtgactcacagagggtattgcactccaatgatcacttccgagctttcactagatacgtcctcttttatttcctgaaaataaaataaacaaacagagaaattatttattaaaaccgtgggttgcctcccacgaagcgcttcgtttaacgtcacatggctcgacggtccattaccctttattatggagggtatttccttttccacaccttgttgcttgtcacgtCCGCAACCACGacctcatgaagatgaaaagaatgGACTACTTTTATCTTCAactcacttcccacattcttcttctcaccttgctctttcttttccaccttcttcttgacttccttagccttcttaggaTTTTTTATGGCTATATGAGTTGGTTCCAcacgagaggctatgcttgacactttttcttggagctgtttatACTTTTTgctcttttcctcactttctgtcatactatcagaagtttgatcatttacaaccgccctatgtctcttgactcctaacatcttcaaagttacttcttcatcaaatgatttcagtgttagtgtccctttttcaatgtcgaaattgcagcggcctgtcaacaaaaagggtctcccaagaaggataggagtttcttcatcttccggaatgtccatgatgtggaagccaacagggaatacaaacttatcaacctccaccaatacatcttcagccaccccatatgatttcttaacggtgtgatcagtGAACCGTAActttgtcttactttcactaatacctcccaattcaagctttttgaaaatagatagtggcattaaactcacactggaTCCAGAATCGATCAGTACCTTTTTGaatgttatattcttgatagtgcacggTATCGCCACTGCTCTAGGGTCTTTCCTCTTGATTGGGaactttcttgctgacgagactataccacacttctcatttgcaattttttgattctcctcctagtgatttctttttcgccaacacctccttcataaacttcttatacaagggcatgtgctcaagtgcttcaaagaagggtagatttacctctaacattttgaacaatgcagtaaacttctcaaagtctttctctcttgaacccttctttgtcactctggaagggaaaggtagtttgatcaccggttcagcgtctttcttatttttttcttcacatggtttaaccggtggtaccacagCTTCTGGTTCTTTtgaattctctcttatttccagatccacctctattaccatggggtcatctatttcctctctcTCTCTTGGTTCGATTCTGACaactttttactccttgttgtaactgcattaatcttctcttggtctttcgaatttttcacagttgagctcggaagagtaccttgtgcttgtagagtgagatgatgtgctatttgacccacttgaacttccagatttttaattgaggcggtggtgtttctgtggttgtttctggtttcttcttggaactgagagcaCTGCCCAGCCAATTTTTCAAtcgccacttcccactctgctttctgggggccttgttgttgttgatctttccaagcaaaatttggatgattcttccaccctggattataggtgttagaataaggattgttttgcctcaggaatttaatttcttcaatctgcttgggagtagcaacacagtacaccgtttggtgtggccCATGGTAAATTTCATaacttacaggttgagcttgttggacttgagccacctgttgtgtacctatgttcatagccttcagtttcttttcaacttctccagctatagcatcttcaacccgaattttcgaagtttccagcttaagatcaatgattccttctggtttgctagcacacctgtcatacaattccaaatgctcatttgcagctattgcttcaatgattttgatgatgcctgaggctgttgtgaaatttgtcgagcctccagctgctgtatcaattaactgttttgttttcattctgagcccattgacgaatacttgcatctgttcagtcttgtccatattgtgagtgggacatgctactagaattcttttgaatcttttgtaggcatctcctaagggctcaccctccttctgcttgaaattcaggatgtcatacctctttcttataaatacagatgcaggaaaatactcatttaagaaagctttttccatctcttcccatgatgtaatgttgcccgctggaagggaataaaaccactcttctgcttcttctgccaaggtgaatgggaacattctcagcttcttggcctcttctgtatgaccttcgatttttaaagttgtactcatggtcagaaacctctgtaggtgcttgtttgcatcttcattaacctttccggtgaaaggctttctttcgagctgagtgatggtgcttggatgcaattgaaaattaggaacattcaccggttggttgacaatagttagtcttcctcccggtgtgtttctagcaccatagtctccgagaagtctctctggtggaggtacctcgcccatgatctcttcttcactttcggtgtctgaaccagaatgaactgtaatcACTTCTTCCTCGGATTCCAGTTTAGTTTGACGAGcctgtctgcgccttgcgtgcaaagtcctttcaatttatgcgtcaaaaagaaattctgctgaggccttacctcgcataaacagattagacaattattagaatgaggaacaaaaataaaataattttttttttcagaaagtaaaattttagtcgcagagcaacaaaattctaattgaaataaatctaaaaactgtataattttcggcagtccccggcaacggcgccaaaaacttgatcggtaaaatagcaagtgtactattttgcctctgtagtaataaagggaaaattccccgaatatcgatctcaaggactgcgtgatattatagagttagtagtaattcaattaaacaaaaagccttgggggttttggtttttatgattacaAACTAacttgcaaataaacttaaaaaggttgatttggctaaatatgagtaacatgccagggtaggtgtgtgcattaacatataACAATTATGAACCTTTATTTcactaacaaaattcaacttatcaattaccggttcttaagggtatttgctcctaagtccttagtgggcaaacctttgaacattgaaatcctaatcccaaagtccttcgaaattagtgatcaaatcaagtattattataatcaagaacaacccggttactatagggtatccctagtcctaggtgatatctactatagtataaaggtataaaaaccctaacaatggaggtcaatcctaattgtcagtcataattcaatccagttggtccgacgaggaaagcgttaaaaaccttataccattaaattgaacgtaaaagagaaatatgttattcaaaatcatcacaaatgttaatcaggaaCACTCCCCTAGCATTgcggggtttagctactcatatcatccaaagaaattacaaagatatcaaataaagacattacaatagagatgatgaactttgatcttcaatggcttccgctcatgagagttctctattcttctccaattgcataggcttcttttctcaatcctccaattcttcgtgtggccaaaaagatccctaattaaTCTCGAAatctctcctaaatagtgcagactcacttaagttggttggaaatcccaaaaacacccttgcatgcaaaccactgaacaaaatcacaaaaatcactgaaattAGCGTCAAACCCAATACGGGCCGTGTtaagcaacacgggcacccgtgttggtcccctggtatttttctttttcttctttggtcccaagcttagcaacacgggccgtgttgagcaacacgggcacccgtgttgcaccactgtttttccttTCTTTCCATGCTTCGCTCCCagcgctcttcctgacacggcccgtgttgagcaacacggccacccgtgtcaggcctcctgaatcatgctttctgaacttcctcgaaactccgagttttgcactggtTTATTCCAATTTATCCATATgagcctgaaaacattaaaacacacaaccaaagcataaaatgacgaataataacatcaaacactaaataaaataacttgaagatacttaaaaacaacggtaaatatatgtgtgaaaaccactgatcaatgtACCGTGAGGCGTGTGCAAGAGCCAGTCAACTGTCTGGTCCTTCGGTTGCACGCTTCATTCAACTTCTAGTACATGTATACCAGAATGGCGGCCCCCAATTCCACTAAAGAAATATAGttagatcaataaaatatttgaggTATGTCATGTCCATGTAGGTTGTACTTTGGTCCACAAAGAGGGACGTGCCAACCAGAAATATAAGCCAACACCGCAAGACGCAAGCTCGATGGTACTCAACAAAAACACCATCACCCTCTGCCTGGAACTCCGATGCCGCCACCAAATGGTTCTCATAAAGCTCTTTTCGGCTAGAGAACTGGATATGTGCCCCATTTGTCGCTCTGCACTCATAATCGGCCATATATGGGTCCATACCAAGATAATCCACCATCCACTCGATGGCCTCAACCCGCTGTATTTGGGAATGGTCTAATAACCTCTCTCTGATCAGAAGGTGGAGCATACAGTCCACATCATGgagggtgatcgtcaactccccaacagGAAAGTGGAAAGACGGAGTCTCCTTGGGCCACATTTCGGCAAATGCCCCTTGCATGCCATGGCTAATAGTACTATATTCGGTCATGCATAACCCACTAAGTTCGGATCCAGCTAcaacatcattaaaccactgagCGTGTGGTTTAAACAGATTAAATATTTTCTGCAAATGGTTCACGAATTTTATGGGCGCTCGTTCCTgccacaacaaaaaaacaacaatgtTAGTTAAACCGTTTGAATTCATTTCAACTATTTGTAATTAAAATGGTTAAATTAGACAGTGCAATAAAAAAACAACATTACTATCCCAAATATATCGAGCGGCATGGTCATGATAGTATATCAAGACGAATGTGTCTGAAGGTCCACCCAGGTAGCCACCATCCTGTGCGTCCTGAGCATCGTCCTGACCATCATCGTTGTGCTCAAGGTGAACATCAGGTACCTCCTCATGTACCTCCTTCTCCTCCCGACTAACCTCACGAGAGGAAGACGCCCAAGATAACCGACTCCTCGGTACAGATGAGGATCCTCCAGGCGCCTTATCCATCTAGACTGAGACTCGGACTCTTCCCCGTCCCTGAGCCACTCCTTGTTGCGCGGCTCTCTCGCGCCGAGATGAGGCTTTCTGTGTCTACCTCCCTTGTCTAAATCGACTGTCTGTGTTTGGTTgtcagtcattttcttgaaattaAGAATCAAGTCAAGTATATGAATCAAACATTTGTTCAATCAAGCATAGTATAAAGTGAACATATAaagtgaaaattaaaaaaataattcagagccaatttcggaagtgcatatgcGAAACTGGTCAGGgctgttttcggatatgcactttTGAAATTACCTGTCACTTTTTACAGTTTCCATTTCTTGCCCTAACTCATACAAAATCCAATTTTTATCATACATACACTATCATTGAGCATCAATAACTTTAACCTACACCATTATCCTAATTTCTAACAGCTCTAATAACATTTCGAAGCTAGAGTAGAAACTTACAATTTTTTGAAGCTTTGAGTAGTACTTGAATTGAGCTTTGAGCCTTGAATGTAGCTTAAATGGAAGTTGTGGAATATGAATGCCTTGATAGGAACTTGGTAACAATGGGTTTGTAGAATAAATGGTGTTTTGAAGAGAATGTGAGTAGTGGTGGTGGCTGtttgtgtttttttgaaaacCCAAAAAGACTttggatatacatatccgaagacatttttttttaaaaaaaaaaaaaggttatttcggatatgcatatccgaagacacttttttaaaaaaaaaaagttatttcagagatgtatatccgaaataaccatttttttaaaaaaagaaggtgcattcggatatgcatatccgaaatataggGGTATTTTGAGATTTTCACCGAGGATTAGTGAGTAAGTATATGGGTGCATAAAGAAATTCCCTTtcagtttttatttctttttctttgttctaTATATCAAGTTTTAAGATAGTTTAACCCTTTCAGAGTAGTTTTTTTTCCAGATATTACCTTCTAACAAATAATTCATTCTATGcgtaatttaaaaagaaaaaagttgatATGGTGTTCAATTTagagatttttttttcaaataaccaCTTTTTCTAAAAAATTCCAAATAACCATCATTTCAAATAAATTCCCAAACCAATcacttttcaaacaaaaacaattcGCCACACAGAGGTGTAGCCACTCTGTGTGGCGCATGCATGCATTTTAATGGGGAGACGCCACACTGCATAGCGCATGCTCTTCTGTCATGCTATGCAATATAGCGCATCTACTCAGTTGTTTTGGTTTTTCTATAAATACAACCATCCATCTCCACCATTTTCCACAcatattattttattcttaaatATATTTTCCAGTACCCCTCCAATATTTTCATTGATCAAAAGAG includes these proteins:
- the LOC131618982 gene encoding protein MAIN-LIKE 2-like, with product MDKAPGGSSSVPRSRLSWASSSREVSREEKEVHEEVPDVHLEHNDDGQDDAQDAQDGGYLGGPSDTFVLIYYHDHAARYIWDSNERAPIKFVNHLQKIFNLFKPHAQWFNDVVAGSELSGLCMTEYSTISHGMQGAFAEMWPKETPSFHFPVGELTITLHDVDCMLHLLIRERLLDHSQIQRVEAIEWMVDYLGMDPYMADYECRATNGAHIQFSSRKELYENHLVAASEFQAEGDGVFVEYHRACVLRCWLIFLVGTSLFVDQSTTYMDMTYLKYFIDLTIFL